tccttttttttttccctctttcttTACCACAActctttgaaacaaaaataaaaatggatgaAGAAGATGGGAATACTTttaggttttattattatttgtcgaGGATTTGAAAATAGATGATTAACAAAGAAGAAAAGTACATAGTCAACAGGATATGTGCAATAATATTCCCCTACCCCTCTGTTTCCTTTGTAATTAGATGAGCtcattgtttttaaattttaaagttaattaaacaataacaaaaagcaaaattgaaatatttaaaataagatcAACAAAATtccagaagagaaaaataaaaagagaaaagaagctgAAACATTTTACTTCTCATACAATACAAGAGGTCACATATACAgaccttctctccctctctctctttctctctcaacattctaccttcttttcttttcctcttttcacAACCATTTGTGAGATTCCTCCAATGTTCTTCTCTCTTCCATTGGATTGTACAGATTCCCAGCTACACTACACACATCAATCCCTTCAATTCTAGTTGCTGTGGGATTGTTTGTTTATGTGAAAAAATTTTAAGGActgtaaaagacaaaactttTCTGGGTTTATTGGTTTctgctttatatttattttttcttctgcaaACTATCATTCTGGGTTTGCTCATAAAACAAAGCCTTTCAAGATAACTGTtgtatttttcagaaaaaaaatccatttttctTAGCTTATTTgtcaaaagaataattttttttctttttcttcctcatttttctgcaaattttcttcatattcctttttattaatttgcGGAAAAGATTGAGACATGGGCAAGCAAGGACCTTGCTATCACTGTGGAGTTACAAGTGAGTTATTGTTTctccaatatatatttttcttttaagttttgacttttttttttctttccaaagaCTGAAgctatatatttgtaaattaagATGCGTTGAAGGAAGAGTTGCTGACcatataaattatgaaaaatttatatgtTCTCTGTGTAATATTCTGGATGTATAcgaatttaaaaatacaactaGTGTTGTTGCCCATAACATTTGCAATTGAAAGTTGTGAAAAATTGTGTTGATTTCTCACTTATATGTGTCTTTGCactcttttgttgttttttgtttccttGTCCATGTTTCAAATCCGAGCCAGTGTAACTGGTGCAAAATTAAGCTTAGAGTTCATTGAAGTTGCTCTTTGCATTGATACGAACAACACCTACAGCTGTTAAGGTCTTTATCAAAGAGTCAACCCAGAGTTCATGCCTTACTATTTGGATggaaatgagataagggaattATGCATTTGTAAAATGccaaaagttaattaattactgtcttttgaaaggatttttccaaattgttttcattttctcttcaaagCAATTTCTCACCGTGCCTGAAGATATTGGACAAGCATCCTCAGACTTGTCTTACTACTCCCTTGCTTTCTGGCTGATGAATAATCAGTACTTGTCCTCTtcgttattttcttttcaattcttCTCAATTCGAAACTATTAATATTTTCGAAATACTTATCAGCTATCACCTTAATCGAACTAATTCTGCAACTTAAGACTTCCACTGCTTTGCTTACAATTCCAAAGCACTTTCCAAAGTGTTGAAGTCATTGCAACTGGTTTTCTGTTCAATACACTAGCACGGTCTTTTGCATATAGTACAATGGTTGCAGTCCCTAAAACAAGGGAATGTTTCATTTAAACTTTCTTAACTTTGATATCTTGAGTGAAACATTCCAGTTACTGTCACTCATTTCAGCTAAACTGCAATCATTGTCTTCACTATGAGTCTACTAGTGTTCTTAATTTGAGTCTTGCCACTAACTGCTTCAGGTAGAAAATCAATATTGTTTTTCTTGCAAGAGGTTATTGACGTAATGACGTGTATCAGTCTTAAATGTTTAAAACCAGCTGGCTAACAAAAGTTAAATACTCATCATTAATGAAAGGAATTTATAGGTCCTTATTTAAGTAAATACTGACAGATGATATTATCCGAACCTTGAAGCTTTTGTTGAGTTCAGCTTTCTAGTATATGAAAGATACTACCCgctgtaaaatattttaatccaaGAGGTTTAAGGTATTTCCCAGCATCAAGCTTGACATGTATTGTTTTTATATGCATCATGAATTGGATTATCAAGAAAATATGAATATGTGATTGTTAGTAGTCTATCAAATCTGTGTTACGTCTCTATTCTTGATTACAAGGGCTCTAAATGTTTGTAGGTTTCTGACAATTGAGCATTGCAACAGGCACGCCACTCTGGCGCAATGGACCACCCGAGAAGCCAGTACTATGCAATGCATGTGGGTCTCGATGGAGAACAAAGGGAACTCTTGCAAATTATACCCCTTTACATGCTCGAGCAGAAACTGATGATTATGATGATCAAAGGGTTTCCAGGGTAAAGAGCATATcgataaataagaagaaagaagtgGCATTGCTCAAACGAAAACAGAACCATGATAATGTAATGTCTGGAGGGTTTGCACCTGATTACAACCAGGGATACCAAAAGGTTGTAGATGAAGATATTAGCAACCGGTCGAGTTCAGGATCAGCTATCTCTAACTCAGAGAGCTGTGCACAATTTGGTTATGGTGGCATGGATGCTAGTGATCTGACAGGTTGAATTAAGATCTTTCTTCACAACTGATTACAGCAGCATTTATCATTTTGAAACAAGTATTGATTTTATTGCCTGTCCAGGTTTATATTAGCACAATCCAGAAGAGGATAATGGAacgaaggaaaatgaaaaagaaatatattagtttCGTAGTCATTGGTTttcctaaaagaaaaacaaatgaacTTTGTTTTAACTATGTACGGTTGTGCTCTTCATTGACAAAAAGAATTGAAGAAGTGGTTTTAATATTTTACCACCATGAAGCTCTAATTATACTTGCCAACATTTGTAATGGCAAGTCCAATAATTAGACATGGTggattatttgttttttgtttagtgtgtaaCAATATGTAGTACTTTTCCCTCCCAATAATAGAATGTCAAGTCTTgcatatatttttcatctctcTAGTTCATTATTAATTTGACTCAGATCAAGAACTTTTACTTTTGTGTTATTATGCAAAAACATGTAATCTCCAGCATATAAAACAGGTAACCCATTGTCTTTGTCTTTTATGAAATCATGTAATTCTAATATAGATAGTTTGGCTAATTTAGGTCCTGCTCAGTCAGTGGTCTGGGATGCCATGGTGCCTTCAAAAAAGAGGACATGTGTTGGTCGTTCAAAGCCTTCTTCTGTTGAGAAGCTAACAAAAGATTTATGTACTATTCTTCATGAACAACAGTCATATTTTTCGGCAtcttctgaagaagatcttctTTTTGAAAGTGATACACCAATGGTCTCTGTTGAGATAGGACATGGAAGCGTTCTCATTAGGCATCCTAGCTATATAGCTCGTGAAGAAGAGTCTGAGGCTAGCTCTCTTTCAGTTGATAATAAACAATGCCCAATGAGTGAGGCATATTCTTGTTCTGGTGGCATTCTAATGCATAATGATTCCAGTCGCTTGAAGTCTTCATCTCTGGAAGTTGAAAAGATCGGGAACTCTACTGGTCAAGGAGTGCTGCAGGAACAACTTAAAAGGCATGCTTTTGTACACAGTTTATGGCATAATTTGTAGTCAGCTATGATTATCATTATTTAacctgacaaaaaaaaattcatttattgttaccctaaaaaacacattttgttGGTTTCTGCCAAAATAAAGTCTGTTGTTCCTGTATGTACGTTATGGATTTTATTTGTGCATGTAACTTAGTGAAGAATATTCAAGATAAATTAGCAGAAATATTTTTGAAGAGATAAACATGCTATGTCGATATTAATGTTTCTgttcttttaaatttcagtGACAAGTCTCAACATGAAAGAGTACAAATTCTTGGCAATCATGAATCCCCATTGTGCTCAATAGATTTAAATGTGAGTTACACAGTCCGTCCCATTGTGCTCAATGGATTTAAATTATGTTAGTGCGTTAGGCTGTAACTGTAAGGCCTCAAATATGTCCAATTGTTGAGTGCTTAACATAATTGCTATTATGTTTGGTCAGGATGTTGTAAACTATGAAGAGTTTTTGAGAATCTTGACAAATGAAGAGCAACAGCAATTACTGAAGTTACTTCCTGTGGTTGATACTGCTAAACTCCCTGATAGGT
The nucleotide sequence above comes from Glycine soja cultivar W05 chromosome 11, ASM419377v2, whole genome shotgun sequence. Encoded proteins:
- the LOC114377046 gene encoding GATA transcription factor 26-like; its protein translation is MGKQGPCYHCGVTSTPLWRNGPPEKPVLCNACGSRWRTKGTLANYTPLHARAETDDYDDQRVSRVKSISINKKKEVALLKRKQNHDNVMSGGFAPDYNQGYQKVVDEDISNRSSSGSAISNSESCAQFGYGGMDASDLTGPAQSVVWDAMVPSKKRTCVGRSKPSSVEKLTKDLCTILHEQQSYFSASSEEDLLFESDTPMVSVEIGHGSVLIRHPSYIAREEESEASSLSVDNKQCPMSEAYSCSGGILMHNDSSRLKSSSLEVEKIGNSTGQGVLQEQLKSDKSQHERVQILGNHESPLCSIDLNDVVNYEEFLRILTNEEQQQLLKLLPVVDTAKLPDSLKVMFNSSQFKENLTYFQQLLSEGVFDISLLGAKPEDCKTLKILALSNLSKSKWVEHHNFLKKYKNKAVKSNTMGSTGTASINVLNNRASTNVANIKRMCDSRNQNFPELKTIMRSPKRMITKASFECKEAVEDGACYSPKHLFALPPDASSLLLDSFNFVEESGDQDLLLEVPSNTSFPQAELLHPTLSLGAQASTGSSSVYSNLVHH